A single region of the Lotus japonicus ecotype B-129 chromosome 4, LjGifu_v1.2 genome encodes:
- the LOC130710598 gene encoding probable polygalacturonase, translating into MDVLLLLVFMMVVLPSLHVVESVRTPVLENFEYCAVNCRAYSASVTDFGGVGDGTTLNTQAFRKAIEHLSQYSSNGGSQLYVPPGRWLTGSFNLTSHFTLFIHKDAVILGSQDENEWPVIDPLPSYGRGRDTQGGRFSSLIFGTHLTDVIITGDNGTLDGQGDLWWKKFHNKQLQYTRPYLIEIMYSDNVQISNLTLVNSPSWNIHPVYCSNVIVQGITILAPVTSPNTDGINPDSCTNTRIEDCYIVSGDDCVAVKSGWDEYGISYGMPTKHLVIRRLTCISPTSAVIALGSEMSGGIEDVRAEDILAINSESGVRIKTAVGRGGYVRDIYVRRMTMKTMKWVFWMTGDYGSHADNNYDPNAIPVIENINYRDMVAENVTMAARLEGISGAPFTGICISNVTIELAKKAKKVPWTCTDVSGISSGVTPEPCELLPGQAEEKFGACSFPEDNLAIEDVKVQTCTYRRNL; encoded by the exons ATGGATGTTCTATTACTATTAGTATTTATGATGGTTGTTCTGCCAAGCCTGCATGTGGTGGAGAGTGTAAGAACTCCAGTTCTGGAAAATTTCGAGTACTGTGCTGTGAACTGCAGAGCTTACAGTGCCTCAGTGACAGATTTTGGAGGGGTTGGTGATGGAACAACTTTGAACACACAAGCCTTTCGGAAAGCCATAGAACATTTGAGCCAGTACTCATCTAATGGAGGGTCTCAGCTTTATGTTCCTCCAGGAAGATGGTTGACTGGAAGCTTCAATCTCACCAGCCACTTCACTTTATTCATTCACAAGGATGCTGTGATTCTTGGCTCTCAG GATGAAAATGAGTGGCCAGTGATTGATCCTCTTCCATCTTATGGTAGAGGGAGGGATACCCAAGGTGGAAGGTTTAGCAGTCTTATTTTTGGAACCCACCTCACAGATGTGATCATAACTG GGGACAATGGCACATTAGATGGACAAGGTGATCTGTGGTGGAAAAAATTCCACAATAAGCAGCTACAATATACCCGGCCTTACCTGATTGAAATTATGTATTCAGATAATGTTCAGATATCCAATCTCACTTTGGTTAATTCTCCATCATGGAATATCCATCCTGTTTATTGcag CAACGTTATTGTTCAAGGCATCACAATTCTTGCTCCTGTGACATCCCCAAATACAGACGGCATCAACCCTG ACTCTTGCACAAACACACGGATTGAAGACTGTTATATTGTGTCTGGGGATGACTGTGTGGCTGTGAAGAGTGGTTGGGATGAGTATGGTATATCTTATGGAATGCCAACAAAGCACCTTGTAATCAGAAGACTCACTTGCATTTCTCCAACCAGTGCTGTGATTGCTTTAGGGAGTGAAATGTCTGGTGGGATTGAGGATGTAAGAGCTGAGGACATTCTAGCCATTAATTCAGAATCAGGGGTCAGGATCAAAACTGCTGTTGGAAGAGGAGGCTATGTCAGGGACATATATGTTAGAAGGATGACTATGAAAACCATGAAATGGGTATTTTGGATGACAGGGGATTATGGATCTCATGCTGACAACAACTATGATCCTAACGCAATTCCTGTGATTGAGAACATTAACTACCGTGACATGGTTGCTGAGAATGTGACCATGGCAGCAAGGTTGGAGGGTATATCCGGTGCCCCTTTTACTGGAATTTGCATATCCAATGTAACCATTGAACTGGCCAAGAAGGCTAAAAAAGTGCCTTGGACTTGCACTGATGTTTCCGGGATTTCCAGTGGAGTGACTCCTGAGCCATGTGAACTCTTGCCAGGGCAGGCAGAAGAGAAGTTTGGAGCATGTTCCTTCCCAGAAGACAATTTGGCCATTGAAGATGTCAAGGTTCAGACGTgtacttacagaaggaatttaTGA